The following are encoded together in the Pseudodesulfovibrio indicus genome:
- the cobT gene encoding nicotinate-nucleotide--dimethylbenzimidazole phosphoribosyltransferase gives MQERFETTIGLIRPVNRHMAPIGQAHIDNLTKPRGSLGRLEDLALQLYLIQEAPPEADPMRIYTVAGDHGVCDENVSLFPQEVTRQMVLNFLTGGAGINVMAATAGVQLRVVDAGVRGGTFAEHPQLIQAKVAPGTANLAEGPAMSLEQCMQALLLGLSLADKAAREGVKVLGTGDMGIGNTTPSTALYCAYLGLDPVEVAGPGTGLNKQEVASKAEVVARGLASNHDALESGDPINMLAALGGFEIATLAGLILGGARNHQLVCVDGFISTAAYTAAWKICPSVRDYCVISHVSAEPGHKKALNKLGLAPLFDLGFRLGEGTGAACAMYLVRSATDMYNRMATYAGAGVSEGR, from the coding sequence ATGCAGGAACGCTTCGAAACCACTATCGGCTTAATCCGGCCGGTGAACCGGCATATGGCCCCGATCGGTCAAGCTCACATCGACAATCTCACCAAGCCTCGGGGAAGCCTTGGCCGCCTGGAGGACTTGGCCCTGCAACTGTATCTGATCCAGGAGGCTCCCCCTGAAGCCGATCCCATGCGCATTTACACCGTGGCGGGCGATCACGGGGTGTGCGACGAAAACGTCAGCCTCTTTCCCCAGGAAGTAACTCGCCAAATGGTATTAAATTTCCTGACTGGAGGTGCTGGCATCAATGTTATGGCTGCCACGGCCGGAGTCCAACTCCGTGTGGTGGATGCCGGCGTCCGTGGCGGCACTTTCGCTGAACATCCGCAACTAATCCAGGCAAAGGTGGCTCCAGGGACAGCCAATTTGGCCGAGGGCCCCGCAATGTCTCTCGAGCAGTGCATGCAGGCTCTCCTGCTGGGCCTCTCTCTGGCCGACAAGGCTGCCAGGGAAGGTGTCAAGGTGCTCGGTACTGGAGATATGGGGATTGGCAACACCACTCCTTCCACCGCCCTCTATTGCGCCTATCTGGGACTTGACCCTGTAGAGGTCGCAGGCCCAGGCACGGGATTGAACAAACAGGAGGTTGCCTCCAAAGCGGAGGTAGTGGCCAGGGGACTGGCCTCCAATCACGATGCACTGGAGTCCGGTGACCCCATAAACATGCTTGCCGCCTTGGGTGGTTTCGAGATTGCGACTTTAGCAGGGCTCATTTTGGGTGGAGCACGGAATCACCAGTTGGTCTGTGTGGATGGATTTATTTCGACTGCCGCATATACCGCCGCCTGGAAAATCTGTCCCTCGGTGCGGGACTACTGCGTGATCAGCCATGTATCCGCCGAGCCAGGGCATAAGAAAGCGCTAAACAAACTGGGACTCGCCCCGCTGTTTGATCTCGGTTTTCGCCTGGGTGAAGGCACGGGAGCGGCCTGCGCCATGTATTTGGTGCGTAGCGCGACAGACATGTACAACAGGATGGCAACCTATGCTGGCGCAGGCGTATCCGAGGGACGTTAG
- a CDS encoding 4Fe-4S binding protein — MRYSKIRSFVGTAILLGIFAAAFFGYPLSGCNYLPVSYIRLFCPVGFIENSLSSHSIAWKLLPGFLIVCTLVLLWGRAYCSWFCPATHAKSKSLGFIAAFLPNSLKRRVGPKWRAARQKIVSKTRLEAKDGIALVLGGAVGIAIFHYPFFCLWCPIGIISRSLVELATHYTLRSELVLLVVPLGLGLLFKSGWKCLCPVGLFRGVVALGNRSVVPSVAPDTCKACGKCEKVCPSEIAVTKTINTMECIKCFKCVDTCPYHAASVRLFRTRR, encoded by the coding sequence ATGCGCTACTCCAAAATCCGCTCGTTTGTCGGGACAGCCATTTTGCTCGGCATCTTTGCCGCGGCCTTCTTCGGATATCCCCTTTCCGGCTGCAACTATTTGCCTGTCAGTTATATCCGGCTCTTCTGCCCTGTCGGATTTATCGAGAACTCGCTGTCCTCGCACTCCATCGCCTGGAAGCTTTTACCCGGCTTCCTGATTGTTTGCACTTTGGTGCTTCTTTGGGGAAGAGCTTACTGCTCATGGTTTTGTCCGGCCACCCATGCGAAGTCCAAGTCCCTCGGATTTATCGCGGCGTTCCTGCCAAATTCCCTTAAAAGAAGGGTTGGGCCGAAATGGCGCGCCGCCAGGCAAAAGATCGTGAGCAAGACGCGGCTTGAAGCCAAGGACGGGATAGCCCTGGTGCTCGGTGGAGCAGTGGGAATCGCTATTTTCCATTATCCGTTTTTTTGTTTGTGGTGTCCAATCGGCATCATCTCCCGAAGTCTTGTCGAGCTGGCCACACACTATACCTTGCGCAGCGAACTCGTCTTGCTCGTTGTTCCCTTGGGCTTGGGGCTCCTGTTCAAATCCGGGTGGAAGTGCCTTTGCCCTGTTGGCCTCTTCAGGGGAGTCGTCGCCCTCGGAAATCGATCTGTTGTCCCATCGGTGGCCCCGGACACCTGTAAGGCTTGCGGCAAATGTGAAAAGGTTTGCCCCAGTGAAATCGCGGTGACGAAAACAATAAACACAATGGAATGCATAAAATGTTTCAAGTGCGTTGATACTTGTCCGTATCATGCCGCGTCCGTTCGTTTGTTCCGAACCAGACGCTAG
- a CDS encoding 4Fe-4S dicluster domain-containing protein, protein MVTEPNSKNPSLKEGRKFPMSEGKKFACSRRNFLKYSLEASLAFSIVGAVSVVSARADYVRPPGAIRPEEFTSKCIRCGACQEVCPTKAIRLVGLTRDMTNMDTPYIDPSFGGCIAWKTTCLDCVQVCPTRALSPQTPLTQALGYAHVREKECVNCMVCFRWCPIEGAVHFPNPDGGSYEREQDIPLKIKMKDSPYKPWIDKDKCVGCGLCAHYCIVPCIDLLPHPSK, encoded by the coding sequence ATGGTAACTGAACCCAACAGTAAAAACCCTTCTCTCAAGGAAGGGAGGAAATTCCCGATGTCCGAAGGGAAAAAATTTGCATGTAGTCGAAGAAATTTTTTGAAATATTCGCTCGAAGCGTCACTCGCCTTCTCTATTGTCGGGGCTGTCTCGGTGGTCTCGGCCCGGGCGGATTATGTCAGACCCCCAGGAGCAATCCGCCCGGAGGAATTTACTTCGAAGTGCATCCGGTGTGGAGCTTGCCAAGAAGTCTGCCCGACTAAAGCTATCAGGCTGGTGGGGCTTACCCGCGATATGACCAACATGGACACCCCCTATATCGACCCTTCTTTCGGGGGATGCATAGCATGGAAAACAACATGCCTTGATTGTGTTCAGGTTTGCCCTACCCGGGCTTTGAGTCCACAGACTCCCCTTACCCAAGCTCTGGGATATGCGCACGTACGTGAAAAAGAATGCGTAAATTGCATGGTTTGCTTCCGCTGGTGCCCCATTGAAGGTGCTGTCCATTTCCCGAATCCAGATGGTGGAAGTTACGAACGGGAACAGGACATCCCTTTAAAAATAAAAATGAAGGACTCCCCGTATAAACCTTGGATCGACAAGGACAAATGTGTCGGTTGCGGACTATGTGCCCACTATTGCATCGTACCCTGTATCGACCTTCTCCCACATCCATCGAAGTAA
- a CDS encoding reductive dehalogenase: MSDNTRHGDVKRRDFVKMLGGLGAGFGVSGFTMLANREKAFASDGNDEPDIRSKLNTIDSPIQVDEKRYERFNQKNLAYNLLSRETNQNCVMKMFQKGVTYWKSGQTGYEIPEMDPEDARTMMAFMWGANSMNVITGAFGEGEENKGALSWTGEIDFVDEHFNHHFPPPTMTDPAKLTRLVKQMARLSGADLVGICRFNKKWIYSEVQRNPMVPDQPITKKITFEDVDQPKELADRLIIPSDVSHAVVMGYEQARLLGQTSPSILNMAASGLGYSRMGFSSVTLANYIRAQGYWAIPCKNGVGPSVPFAIEAGLGQDGRSGLLITPEFGPNVRLDKVLTNMPLVPDKPIDLGVYEFCNYCKKCARECPSKAISMADRTWEGPTPMSMVGVYKWYNDHRKCLSFWMENGNNCGNCVAVCPFTKGDFWTHKLTEWTIKNIPVADGLWLTLDDAFHYGERRDANEVLRDVDITPYGIEKDKFAKSKL; the protein is encoded by the coding sequence ATGAGCGACAACACTCGGCATGGTGATGTGAAGAGGAGAGACTTTGTCAAAATGCTTGGCGGCCTTGGCGCGGGATTTGGCGTTTCTGGTTTTACCATGTTGGCTAACCGGGAAAAGGCGTTTGCGTCCGACGGGAACGACGAGCCGGACATTAGGTCCAAGCTGAATACTATCGACAGCCCCATCCAAGTGGACGAAAAACGCTATGAACGGTTCAACCAAAAAAATTTAGCCTACAATTTGCTCTCCCGTGAAACCAACCAGAACTGTGTCATGAAAATGTTTCAGAAGGGAGTCACATACTGGAAGTCAGGCCAAACTGGTTATGAAATTCCGGAAATGGACCCCGAAGACGCCCGTACCATGATGGCCTTCATGTGGGGAGCAAACAGCATGAATGTAATAACCGGAGCCTTTGGCGAGGGCGAGGAGAACAAGGGCGCTCTCAGTTGGACCGGCGAAATAGACTTTGTCGACGAGCATTTCAACCACCATTTTCCTCCCCCAACCATGACGGACCCTGCCAAGTTGACTCGTCTCGTCAAACAAATGGCCCGACTGTCCGGAGCTGATCTGGTCGGTATCTGCCGCTTCAACAAAAAGTGGATTTATTCTGAAGTGCAAAGGAATCCAATGGTTCCCGACCAGCCGATCACCAAAAAAATTACCTTTGAAGATGTGGATCAGCCCAAGGAGTTGGCTGACAGACTGATTATACCCAGCGATGTCTCGCATGCTGTTGTAATGGGGTATGAACAAGCGAGACTTTTAGGGCAGACGTCTCCGTCGATACTCAACATGGCGGCATCGGGGTTGGGTTATTCGCGAATGGGGTTCTCGTCGGTGACACTTGCCAATTATATTCGCGCCCAAGGCTACTGGGCTATCCCATGCAAGAATGGTGTCGGTCCGTCGGTTCCTTTCGCCATAGAGGCCGGACTGGGCCAAGACGGCCGCAGTGGGCTTCTCATTACTCCTGAATTCGGTCCGAATGTGCGTCTGGATAAGGTCCTGACCAACATGCCGCTTGTACCGGACAAGCCTATCGACCTGGGTGTGTATGAATTCTGCAATTACTGCAAAAAATGCGCACGCGAGTGCCCCTCAAAGGCCATTTCAATGGCGGACAGGACGTGGGAAGGACCGACGCCAATGAGTATGGTCGGTGTGTACAAGTGGTATAACGACCATAGAAAATGTTTGTCCTTCTGGATGGAAAATGGAAACAATTGCGGCAATTGCGTTGCCGTATGTCCTTTCACTAAAGGAGATTTCTGGACGCACAAGCTGACGGAGTGGACCATCAAAAACATCCCTGTTGCCGATGGCCTTTGGCTCACGCTAGACGATGCTTTTCATTATGGGGAGAGGCGAGATGCCAACGAGGTCCTGCGCGATGTCGACATTACCCCATATGGCATTGAGAAAGACAAGTTTGCCAAATCCAAATTATAA
- a CDS encoding sigma-54 interaction domain-containing protein — protein MNQLAFFQEAIFQLTSSQNPEVGIGHLFRLLQQKIPLDTVLLQIYDPGLSTMRILRVRTQSDIFKMDKVVPLHANELGDWKTWLREGSVRRIDQASKDLFMVRLLETLGMKIGASDKSCLIVQLHAEQTVTGNICLMADGLSRYTDGHVEIVKMLANPIAIVTHLYLSLQKQIKMTKSVIEENRFLSNELRSVAGEDIIGADSGLKDVIQMVEHLANVDTPILITGETGVGKELIANLIQKTSSRRQGPFVKVNCGAIPDSLIDSELFGHERGAFTGAVARKIGRFERADGGTIFLDEIGELPLQAQTRLLRVLQNQNVERVGGVESIPIDTRVIAATHRDLPKMIQAETFREDLYFRLNVFPINVPPLRYHKQDIPALVHHFIHKKANTMNLPVVPSLAPGAVDPLLAYDWPGNVRELENIIERAIILYRATPIRFDFLLPSMSSCVCTTIDEIKPLDVVVRQHILSVLKVARGKISGPGGAAELLGVHPNTLRKRMDKIGICYKKRR, from the coding sequence ATGAACCAGCTAGCTTTTTTCCAAGAAGCAATCTTTCAACTCACTTCCAGCCAAAATCCGGAAGTCGGCATCGGGCATCTCTTCAGATTGTTACAGCAGAAAATTCCTTTAGATACAGTGCTGTTGCAGATATATGATCCCGGGCTCAGCACCATGCGCATCCTCAGGGTGCGAACTCAGTCCGATATCTTCAAAATGGATAAGGTCGTCCCCCTTCACGCGAATGAACTTGGGGATTGGAAGACTTGGCTGCGTGAAGGCAGTGTGCGCCGCATTGACCAGGCGTCGAAAGATCTGTTCATGGTCAGGCTGCTTGAAACTCTCGGCATGAAAATCGGCGCCAGCGATAAATCATGCCTCATTGTTCAACTGCATGCCGAACAAACGGTGACAGGGAACATTTGCCTCATGGCTGACGGCTTGTCCCGTTATACGGATGGGCATGTGGAGATTGTTAAAATGCTGGCGAACCCCATAGCGATAGTTACGCATCTTTACCTATCACTTCAGAAACAGATAAAAATGACAAAATCCGTTATTGAGGAGAATCGATTCCTGAGCAATGAACTCCGCAGCGTTGCGGGAGAAGATATTATTGGCGCTGATTCTGGATTAAAAGATGTTATTCAGATGGTCGAGCACCTTGCTAATGTGGATACGCCGATACTTATAACGGGCGAAACCGGTGTTGGAAAGGAGCTTATTGCCAACCTTATTCAGAAAACATCATCCCGTCGACAAGGGCCTTTCGTTAAAGTGAATTGCGGGGCGATCCCCGATTCTCTTATTGACAGTGAACTATTCGGTCATGAAAGAGGAGCGTTTACCGGTGCCGTAGCCCGCAAGATCGGACGATTTGAGCGTGCAGATGGGGGAACAATTTTTTTGGATGAAATAGGGGAACTCCCGCTCCAGGCGCAGACAAGGTTGCTCCGTGTCCTTCAAAATCAGAATGTTGAGCGGGTTGGTGGCGTGGAGTCCATTCCTATAGATACCCGTGTCATTGCAGCGACACACCGGGATCTGCCAAAGATGATTCAGGCAGAAACCTTTCGGGAAGATCTGTATTTCCGACTTAATGTCTTTCCGATCAACGTGCCGCCTCTCCGCTACCACAAGCAAGATATCCCGGCGCTCGTGCATCATTTCATACACAAGAAGGCGAACACTATGAACCTCCCCGTAGTCCCGAGCCTTGCTCCGGGGGCGGTAGACCCGCTCTTGGCGTATGATTGGCCGGGGAATGTACGGGAACTTGAAAACATCATTGAACGCGCGATTATTCTTTACCGTGCCACCCCCATCCGGTTCGATTTTCTCCTCCCCTCCATGTCCTCTTGCGTTTGCACAACAATCGACGAGATCAAGCCTCTCGATGTCGTTGTGCGGCAGCACATCTTGAGCGTTTTGAAAGTGGCACGCGGGAAAATCAGCGGTCCAGGAGGCGCAGCCGAGCTTTTAGGCGTTCATCCGAATACTCTGCGAAAACGCATGGACAAGATTGGTATTTGTTACAAGAAAAGGCGCTGA